A region from the Methylovorus glucosotrophus genome encodes:
- a CDS encoding deoxyguanosinetriphosphate triphosphohydrolase, whose translation MSRLADYAAHPERSLGRRHAEPDPQGRNQFQRDRDRIIHSSAFRRLEYKTQVFVNHEGDLFRTRLTHSLEVAQIGRAIARNLNLHEDLIEGIALAHDLGHTPFGHAGQDALNECMRDYGGFEHNLQSLRVVDHLEQRYAEFDGLNLTFEMREGILKHCSLKNARKLGDVGERFINKTQPSLEAQVANLADEIAYNNHDVDDGLRSGLISLDQLAEVAIFAEHLQQVKDKYPNLADRRLIHETIRRMINTQIVDLCSESSRHIAEHAPSSIEEVRQTPALISFSAGMAKQQAELKKFLRTKLYRHYRVNRMSNKAHRIITELFREFMLDSTIMPDEFQQRAEQDKPRAVADYIAGMTDRYAMREYQRMFSISEREL comes from the coding sequence ATGAGCCGCCTGGCGGACTACGCAGCCCATCCCGAGCGCAGCCTGGGGCGGCGTCATGCCGAGCCAGACCCGCAGGGTCGCAACCAGTTTCAACGCGACCGCGACCGCATCATTCACTCCAGCGCCTTCCGTCGGCTGGAATATAAAACCCAGGTCTTCGTGAATCACGAAGGTGATTTGTTTCGTACCCGCCTGACGCACAGCCTGGAAGTGGCGCAGATTGGTCGGGCCATTGCGCGTAATTTAAATCTGCATGAAGACCTGATCGAAGGGATCGCCCTGGCCCACGATCTGGGGCATACACCATTTGGCCATGCCGGGCAGGATGCCTTGAATGAATGCATGCGCGACTACGGTGGGTTTGAACATAACCTGCAATCCCTGCGCGTGGTTGATCACCTTGAGCAGCGCTACGCCGAGTTTGATGGCCTGAACCTGACCTTTGAAATGCGCGAAGGCATACTCAAGCATTGCTCGCTGAAAAACGCCAGAAAGCTGGGCGATGTGGGCGAACGCTTCATCAACAAGACGCAACCCTCACTCGAGGCGCAAGTAGCGAATCTGGCCGATGAGATTGCCTACAATAATCACGATGTGGATGACGGCTTGCGCTCCGGCCTGATATCGCTAGACCAGCTGGCTGAAGTCGCCATTTTTGCCGAGCACCTGCAACAGGTCAAAGATAAATACCCCAATCTGGCGGATCGCCGTCTGATCCATGAAACCATACGTCGGATGATCAATACCCAGATCGTCGATTTGTGCAGTGAAAGTAGCCGTCATATTGCCGAACATGCACCTTCTTCCATTGAAGAAGTACGTCAAACGCCAGCGCTGATCAGTTTCAGTGCAGGCATGGCCAAACAGCAGGCCGAGCTCAAAAAGTTTCTGCGCACCAAGCTTTACCGCCATTACCGCGTTAATCGCATGAGCAATAAGGCGCATCGCATCATTACCGAGCTGTTTCGCGAGTTCATGCTGGACAGCACCATCATGCCTGACGAATTTCAACAACGTGCTGAACAAGACAAGCCTCGCGCGGTGGCTGACTATATAGCAGGCATGACCGATCGATATGCCATGCGTGAATACCAGCGCATGTTTTCGATCTCAGAGCGCGAGCTTTAA
- a CDS encoding porin, with the protein MNKKLGLAVAGAVMAFGASAANAAITIPAGDWTIDIGGNVNAYYTHTKFSGDLKTAGTEDVANTVQTGLLPSALGIGGKTRQNDLDIAFQFTFFTGVDSGNGQSGGNNSLNIRQAYLTFGDKSWGTIKAGRDLGIFGSDAILSDMTLLGVGIGAGSGGSSTLGRIGSGYMYADWVGQISYISPNWNGFSFAVGAREPWSNGSSNTDIRNDMGYEGKVSYEWTGDYAGKVWLGAITQKHSTDTGSVDSYTSRGWDLGGKVNLAGVGLVGYYYDGKGLSGSTAASLSTAANGLLFLAGQKSDDKGGYVQATYALPGVGTKLGLSYGVSKSEAAASNVEFENKSWIVGAYHPLTKSLNLVAEYTDNKLENIGYSAGQDGKAKTVSLGAILFF; encoded by the coding sequence ATGAACAAGAAACTGGGCCTGGCAGTAGCTGGTGCTGTAATGGCATTCGGCGCATCTGCTGCTAACGCTGCGATCACCATCCCTGCTGGTGATTGGACAATCGACATCGGTGGTAACGTTAACGCTTACTACACTCACACCAAGTTCTCTGGCGACCTGAAGACTGCAGGTACCGAAGACGTAGCTAACACCGTGCAAACCGGTCTGCTGCCTTCCGCTCTGGGTATCGGTGGTAAGACTCGTCAAAACGATCTGGACATCGCGTTCCAGTTCACATTCTTTACTGGTGTTGATTCCGGTAACGGTCAATCCGGTGGCAACAACAGCCTGAACATTCGTCAAGCTTACTTGACTTTCGGTGACAAGAGCTGGGGTACTATCAAGGCTGGTCGTGACCTGGGCATTTTCGGTTCTGACGCTATCCTGTCTGACATGACTCTGCTGGGCGTTGGTATTGGCGCTGGTAGCGGTGGTTCCTCAACTCTGGGCCGTATTGGTTCTGGTTACATGTACGCTGACTGGGTAGGTCAAATTTCCTACATCTCTCCAAACTGGAACGGTTTCAGCTTTGCTGTTGGCGCTCGTGAGCCATGGTCTAATGGTTCCAGCAACACCGACATCCGTAACGACATGGGCTACGAAGGTAAAGTTAGCTATGAGTGGACTGGCGACTACGCTGGTAAGGTTTGGTTGGGTGCTATCACTCAAAAGCACAGCACTGACACCGGTTCTGTAGACAGCTACACTTCCCGCGGTTGGGATCTGGGTGGTAAGGTTAACCTGGCTGGTGTAGGCCTGGTTGGTTACTACTACGATGGCAAGGGCTTGTCCGGTTCTACCGCTGCTAGCCTGAGCACTGCTGCTAACGGTCTGCTGTTCTTGGCTGGTCAAAAGTCTGACGACAAGGGTGGCTATGTACAAGCTACTTACGCTCTGCCAGGCGTTGGCACCAAGCTGGGTCTGTCTTACGGTGTAAGCAAGTCTGAAGCTGCCGCTTCTAACGTTGAGTTCGAGAACAAGTCTTGGATCGTTGGTGCTTACCACCCTCTGACCAAGAGCCTGAACCTGGTTGCTGAATACACCGACAACAAGCTTGAAAACATCGGTTACAGCGCTGGTCAAGACGGCAAGGCTAAGACCGTGTCTCTGGGCGCGATCCTGTTCTTCTAA